The Thermodesulfobacteriota bacterium genome has a window encoding:
- a CDS encoding double-cubane-cluster-containing anaerobic reductase, producing the protein MGEDYRSMWESLGLDLDAHDALLEVLGKGYQDIYLAQKDRPEGMGYFDFVMSEVHGLRIKELLDEKAAGRKVIGSFCVFVPEEIVRAADATLVGLCTGADFAMEEVEKLLPRNTCALIKSAFGFKLGKVCPYLESSDMIVGENTCDGKKKSYETLTNLVPNLYVMDIPQVKSAEGRALMKAEYLRFKEAVEELTDVNLDAERLKKGIEIVNNKRKAIYRLSNLRKNDPAPISGLDALLANQVFFYDNPVRFTESVNKMCDELEKRIEKKEGVFPEKTPRILISGCPMAVPNWKLPWIIETSGAVIVGEESCVGERGTRNLTDDSWDTVEELMEAIVDRYFEVDCAIFTPNPDRLNHIVEMTETYKVDGVIHYGLQFCQPYLMESMPVEKALEAKNIPTLRIDTDYSMEDVGQLKTRVEAFVELLK; encoded by the coding sequence ATGGGCGAAGATTACAGAAGTATGTGGGAAAGTTTGGGTTTAGACCTCGATGCGCATGATGCACTGCTTGAAGTGCTCGGTAAAGGTTACCAGGATATCTATCTGGCACAGAAAGATCGGCCCGAAGGAATGGGCTATTTCGATTTTGTAATGAGCGAAGTACACGGATTGCGCATTAAGGAACTGTTGGACGAAAAGGCTGCCGGTCGCAAGGTGATCGGATCATTCTGTGTATTTGTGCCGGAAGAGATAGTGCGGGCTGCTGATGCCACACTTGTGGGCCTTTGTACAGGGGCTGATTTTGCCATGGAAGAAGTGGAAAAGCTTCTTCCCCGTAATACATGCGCTCTTATAAAGTCGGCCTTTGGATTTAAGCTGGGGAAGGTTTGCCCTTACCTTGAATCTTCAGACATGATTGTTGGGGAAAACACGTGTGATGGAAAAAAGAAGTCCTATGAGACATTAACTAATCTCGTTCCCAACCTGTATGTAATGGACATACCACAGGTTAAATCTGCAGAAGGAAGAGCTCTTATGAAAGCGGAATATCTGCGCTTCAAGGAGGCCGTTGAAGAACTTACCGATGTAAATCTTGATGCCGAAAGGCTCAAGAAAGGCATTGAAATCGTCAATAATAAACGAAAAGCGATTTACAGGCTGTCAAATTTGCGAAAAAACGATCCTGCACCTATTTCCGGGCTGGATGCCTTGCTGGCCAATCAGGTCTTTTTTTATGATAATCCTGTACGGTTCACAGAATCGGTGAACAAGATGTGCGATGAACTGGAAAAACGGATCGAAAAGAAAGAAGGCGTATTCCCTGAAAAAACACCACGCATCCTGATATCAGGATGTCCCATGGCCGTTCCCAACTGGAAACTTCCCTGGATTATAGAAACATCCGGCGCAGTTATTGTGGGAGAGGAATCCTGTGTTGGGGAGCGGGGCACCCGCAATCTGACCGATGATAGCTGGGATACTGTAGAAGAACTAATGGAAGCCATCGTGGACCGTTATTTCGAAGTGGACTGCGCTATATTCACACCCAATCCCGATCGTCTTAACCACATTGTTGAAATGACCGAGACTTACAAAGTAGACGGTGTGATTCACTACGGTCTGCAATTCTGTCAGCCATATCTCATGGAATCCATGCCAGTGGAAAAGGCCCTTGAGGCAAAGAATATTCCAACCCTTCGTATTGATACTGATTACAGCATGGAGGATGTGGGACAGCTCAAGACTAGGGTGGAGGCGTTTGTGGAATTATTGAAATAG
- a CDS encoding acyl-CoA dehydratase activase, giving the protein MKYAGIDIGSRSIELVILKDGDIIHSAKTATTFDPLTQCKRLMNGIEATRTIATGYGRKLFTDNGNSNNVSAITEIQAYAMGAGRVWPDARTVLDIGGQDTKVISLNAEGKVAKFEMNDRCAAGTGKFLEFMAVALQVPIESFGGFALEADKRIHINSMCTVFAESEATSLMARGEKPENIAMGLHQAIVDRTFSMLSRVDGKGPVLFASGVAHNPCVKSIFEEKLTDAIVVPDDPDMVGALGAALYAERK; this is encoded by the coding sequence ATGAAATATGCAGGCATAGATATTGGTTCGCGTTCTATTGAACTGGTGATCCTGAAAGACGGGGATATCATCCATTCCGCTAAAACCGCGACCACCTTTGATCCGCTTACCCAGTGCAAGCGTTTGATGAACGGTATAGAGGCAACAAGAACCATTGCCACCGGCTACGGGCGAAAACTTTTCACTGATAACGGGAACAGTAATAATGTCTCAGCCATCACGGAAATCCAGGCATATGCAATGGGAGCCGGTCGGGTATGGCCGGATGCCCGCACGGTTCTTGATATCGGGGGGCAGGATACCAAGGTGATCTCTCTCAACGCCGAAGGGAAGGTGGCAAAGTTCGAGATGAATGATCGTTGTGCCGCGGGGACCGGGAAGTTTCTCGAATTCATGGCTGTTGCTCTCCAGGTTCCCATTGAATCCTTCGGGGGTTTCGCATTAGAGGCTGATAAAAGGATTCATATAAACAGCATGTGTACGGTCTTTGCTGAAAGTGAGGCCACCTCCCTTATGGCCCGTGGCGAGAAGCCTGAAAACATAGCAATGGGTTTGCATCAGGCCATTGTTGATCGAACTTTTTCAATGCTCAGTCGAGTTGACGGAAAGGGGCCTGTGCTTTTTGCCAGCGGAGTTGCCCACAATCCCTGCGTGAAATCGATTTTTGAGGAAAAACTTACTGACGCCATAGTTGTCCCGGATGATCCTGACATGGTAGGTGCGCTTGGTGCGGCTTTGTATGCGGAAAGGAAATAA